The Ascaphus truei isolate aAscTru1 chromosome 18, aAscTru1.hap1, whole genome shotgun sequence genome window below encodes:
- the LOC142469235 gene encoding histone H2A type 1-like encodes MSGRGKQGGKTRAKAKTRSSRAGLQFPVGRVHRLLRKGNYAQRVGAGAPVYLAAVLEYLTAEILELAGNAARDNKKSRIIPRHLQLAVRNDEELNRLLGGVTIAQGGVLPNIQAVLLPKKTESHKPAKSSK; translated from the coding sequence ATGTCTGGAAGAGGCAAACAAGGCGGGAAAACTCGCGCTAAGGCCAAGACTCGCTCATCTCGGGCCGGGCTGCAGTTTCCAGTCGGCCGCGTGCACAGACTACTCCGGAAGGGGAATTATGCTCAGCGTGTGGGTGCCGGAGCCCCGGTCTATTTGGCCGCAGTGCTGGAGTACCTGACCGCTGAGATCCTGGAGTTGGCCGGTAACGCCGCCCGGGACAATAAGAAGTCCCGCATCATCCCCCGGCACCTGCAGCTCGCTGTGCGGAACGATGAGGAGCTGAACAGGCTGCTCGGAGGGGTTACCATCGCCCAGGGGGGTGTCCTGCCCAACATCCAGGCCGTGCTGCTGCCCAAGAAAACCGAGAGCCATAAACCGGCCAAGAGCAGCAAGTGA